The DNA sequence CTTCACCCTGGCAGCCAGGGCAAGGCTGCCAGGATGAAGCTGGTTTTCAAGGTGCAAGGGTTAAGTGGCAAAAGGGTATCCGGTTAACCCAGGAGATGATATCAGGATCTGGTTGCAGGGATTAGAACGGGGCATCATCCATGCCGCCTGCTTCCGAGGGAAAAGCCGGACCCATCTGCTCCCGGTCCTGGGAGGACTGTTTCTTATTGTCCTGGTCCGGGGCTGGAACATAGGAGCCCTGGCCTCTGGAATCCATGAACTGGACCCGCTGGGCCTTGATCTCAGTGGTGTAACGGTCCTGGCCCTGCTGGTCCTGCCATTTTTTGGTCTGCAGGCTCCCTTCCACCAGAGCCAGACTGCCCTTGGAAAGATAGTTGGAGCAGAGTTCAGCCTGCTTGCCAAAGACCACGATGCGGTGCCATTCGGTTTTGTCCACCTTGTTTCCGTCCCGGTCGGTATAGGACTCATCAGTGGCCAGGCTGAAATTGGCCACAGCCAGACCGCTGGCTGAATAGGCCAGCTTGGGGTCCTGTCCCAGTCTGCCCACCAGG is a window from the Desulfonatronovibrio hydrogenovorans DSM 9292 genome containing:
- a CDS encoding single-stranded DNA-binding protein produces the protein MAGSMNKVILVGRLGQDPKLAYSASGLAVANFSLATDESYTDRDGNKVDKTEWHRIVVFGKQAELCSNYLSKGSLALVEGSLQTKKWQDQQGQDRYTTEIKAQRVQFMDSRGQGSYVPAPDQDNKKQSSQDREQMGPAFPSEAGGMDDAPF